The Pristis pectinata isolate sPriPec2 chromosome 16, sPriPec2.1.pri, whole genome shotgun sequence region cctccccaccccctcccctctctcccccaccccctcccctctccccccctcccctctcacccctcccctctcacccctctcaccccctcccctctcacccctctcctctcaccccctcccctctcacccctctcctctcacccctctcctctcaccccctcccctctcaccccctcccctctcacccctctcctctcaccccctcccctctcacccctctcctctcaccccctctccccccctcccctctcacccctctccccccctcccctctcacccctcccctctcacccctctcccctcctcccctctcacccctctcccctctctcctctcaccccctcccctctcaccccctcccctctcacccctctccccctcccctctcaccccctcccctctcacccctctcctctcacccctctccctccctcccctctcacccctctccctccctcccctctcacccctctccctccctcccctctcacccctctccctccctcccctctcacccctctccctccctcccctctcacccctcttaccccctcccctctcacccctctcctctcaccccctctcctctcacccctctcctctcaccccctcccctctcacccctctcctctcaccccctcccctctcacccctctcctctcaccccctcccctctcacccctctcctctcaccccctctcctctcacccccctcccctctcacccctctccccccctcccctctcacccctctccctccctcccctctcacccctctccctccctcccctctcacccctctccctccctcccctctcacccctctcaccccctcccctctcacccctctcctctcaccccctcccctctcacccctctcctctcaccccctcccctctcacccctctcctctcaccccctcccctctcacccctctcctctcaccccctcccctctcacccctctcctctcaccccctctcccccctcccctctcaccccccctcccctctcacccctctccccccctcccctctcacccctctccccccctcccctctcacccctctcccccctcccctctcacccctctcccctctcacccctctcccctctcacccctctcctctcaccccctcccctctcacccctctccccctcccctctcaccccctcccctctcacccctctcctctcacccctctccctccctcccctcacccctctccctccctcccctcacccctctccctccctcccctctcacccctctccctccctcccctctcacccctctccctccctcccctctcacccctctccctccctcccctctcacccctctccccctcccctctcaccccctcccctctcacccctctcctctcacccctctccctccctcccctcacccctctccctccctcccctcacccctctccctccctcccctcacccctcctccctccctcccctctcacccctctccctccctcccctctcacccctctccctccctcccctctcacccctctccctccctcccctctcacccctctcaccccctcccctctcacccctctccccctcccctctcacccctctccctcccctcacccagggCCCCCCCGCAGGTTTTCACGCGGAAATCCTCCAGAGTTTTCGGGTAGGCGTCAAACCGGCGCAGCCGGCTCAGGACCTCCAtcctggggctggggctggggctggagcCGAGGCCGAGGCCAGGGCCAGGCCGCACCGGAAACACAGGTGACACATCCGGGAACACAGCGCCCGCCCCCGCTCCCTATTGGGCGAAGACTGGCCGCAGATCACAGTGCGCACGCGCGGCGGTGAGGTTGTCATGGGCGGGGCCGTGTGTGTGTGACGTAAAAGGGCGGGGCGTGGCCGGTGGGCGGGGCCGCCCCTGTTCCTGTCACTCACGGCCCGTCTCCCGGACGGTCCCGGCGCGGCCGGGGCTGTTCTCCGGCCGTCCCACGCCCGGTgtccccggcccggcccggccgcCCACCCACCTCCCCGACTCCCTTGTGGTGGACGAGCGCCcggcgggggcgggggcgggggagcgccgggggggaagggagggagggagggagggagggagggagggaagggagggagggagggagggaagggagggggggaagggagggagggagggagggagggagggggggaagggagggagggggggaaggggggaagggagggagggagggggggaagggagggagggagggggggaagggagggagggagagggggaagggcgggagggagaggggggaagggagggagggagaggggggaaggggggaagggagggagggaggggggagggaggggagggagagagggaggggggggagggaggggggggagggagggagggagggggggaagggagggaggggagggaggggaggggagggagggagggagggggggggagggggggaggggggggaggggggaagggggggggaagggggagggagggggggagggagagggaggggggggggagggggagagggggggggggagggggagagggggagggagggagggagggggagggagggagggagggggagggagggagggggagggagggggggagggggggagggggggagggaggggggggaggggggaagggaggagggaggggggaagggagggagggaggggggaagggagggagggagggggggaagggagggagggagcgccggcggggggggggggggagggcggagGGAGCGCCGGCGTCTGGACCGTGTGATACGTTTGCAGAGATGCACCCGCCCGCTCGCTGCCTTTGTGCTCGGTATCGGGTCTGCTGGTTTGAGACCCGCTGCAGAGCCTGAACGTTTAACGTCCACCGTCAGAGGTTAAAACCTGACGCTTCAAACATTAGAGTCAGAGTCAgttccccagggtgggaatgtcaaacaCCGGAGGACGTGCTTTAAAGGTtagaggggaaatttaaaggcgacgtgaggggcaagtttttttacacagagagtggtgggtgcctggaatgggttaccagcggtagcagtggaagcaggcagtttggtggagtgtaagagacttttagatcgacacatgaatatggagggatgtggatgatacacaggagggggacatttagtataaattggcatcaagatctacacaacattgtgggccgaatggcctgtcccgtgctgtactgttctatgttccactacATGCTGCACAGCCTTACTCAAGCCCACCCCACCAATGTCTTTTGAGGGAAGGTCAGACATCATAAATATTTGTCTAACAATAAAACTCCAGCTGCTGCAGGAAATACCCAGGGTTTTGGTCATGGCCCAGAGACTGCTCAGCTGGCACCTTTAATTGAGAGCACCAGCTAACCAATTTCATTGCTACATCACCATCCTCAGTATTTGGGAGCAAGTTTGAGGAGCAGGGAGCAAAGGCAGGCagcaaccaaaaaaaaacaggtctacagcataGCATTTATTAAACATCTCAGGCCATTAAATATTTACACAATGTTGTGGACAGTAATGATTGAACAAAGGGAATCTTTCATCTCCCAGCTGGACCAGACTCACATCACATAATCAAAGCACCCTGAAGATGAACTTAAAATGACAAACGGATTCCAACTGCTCCCTGCACCTTCCTCAGAGACCAACTCCACTGGGATCAGCACTTTGATCCTGCAGGACTGGGCAAGGTTCTGTGGTGGTACTTCAAAAAGCCTCAGCAAAACAAGGCATTCTCTTTACCCTATCACCAGAGCCACTCATTAGTGGTGTCCAGATTTATTAAGTAGGGGTCCAGAACTCTTATCATCAATTGAGATCCAACTACTGCCCAAAGCTAGAGGTTACTGCCAGGTTATATTTGGTAATTCATGTAGTCAAGGACAACATTCACCATCACTGAGGCTGCTGTCGTTCCAAGTTTATTTCAAAACCCCTTTTAAAAATACTGAACACAGGTCAGGGTCATGCAACATTCAGGCTGGCAAGTTATTGTCTGTGGATCATCCACTTAGTCAGTAACCAACCCGTCCTCTCAGGAGCTAGACAATACAACCCCTAACAGTGCCATGCTCTGGTAATGGCCCAACTGATTGCCCATTTATTTTAAACCGTTCATATTATTTTGtttctacccacccacccacccccgaaACTAAGTCCAGACCACATCCGTATTGACTGAGAATGTAAAGATCAGGTGCCACTGGAGTCAAAGTATCCCTGGTTCCAGGAGTTATTGAGGTTTGTAGGCGATCTTTCTGCTCTTTAAAACAGACCATCGATGCTTCTTCATGTAGTAGAGCAGTGGGAACAGCAGAGACGAGAACATCAGCACCTGCAAAAGAAGCACAGATCAACATCTGGCTCGTCACATCCAGGCTGCTTCAAACGGGCTGTTAGTCACATATCCAGTGTCACTTCACCAGTATTTAGTTGACCATAATGCTCTTTGGGACATGCCAAGGTTGtgagaggtgctatataaatccaagtgttgattttttttcttccccattcccccctctctctctcccccattatCCAATCACTTCCAGCTTTCCAGGATCTCTGTTCCTTCTTTTCTGGCTCCTTGTGCTGACTTCCAGCCTCGCTGTCCACTGCCTGAGTCTGAAGCTCCAAGAttcccctcctttcccactacaTTTCCCACCCTAACTCTCAAACGATCCTTTAAATCCTGCCTCTTCGAGCGAGCATTCAACCACCTGTCCTGATACTTTCCCAAGACTTGGAGACACATTTTGCTTTAATAATGCTCAAATTGTTTACCTTAGAAGTGTTGGAACATTAGTGGAACTATATAAATGTCTATTGTTGTAGAACCACAGCAGAGGTACAGCACTGAACCCCTCCATCAGCAACCTTTATCTGCCTTGCTGGAGTTGAACTTTCTCATCCCAGACTCCTTTGGAAGCTGGACTTCCAAGACCACAAATTTCTTCCTTGGAAACCTTGGGGAGAGGCTTCAACACTGGCTCGACACCTTAAAATTCACTGTAACACAAAGCCCTCACCAAGCTGGTAATAACTGGCAGAATCAGGTGAAGACCTGAGTTCAGGCCCACAACTCCATTACAGGAGTCCAGCAGGTGACGAGGATGTGGACTGTGGTACTAACCCTTGGGGAAGGACGGGCCATCCTTACCGGATCTGGGACCGTACACAAGTCAACCTCTCTCCAATCTGTCCGAGCATTAACCTCCTGATGAAGCAaagcttcagtttttttttcagggtGTGAgcatcagaaggtggtggtgagccccaTTCGtgacccactgcagttcttctggtgagggtgctgttggagagggagctcCAAGGctcagacccagtgacgatgaaggaatggtgattatatttccaggtcagggtgGTATGTgatgtggaggggaacctgcaggtgatggtgttccatcTGCCTCCTGCCCTCATCTTTCTTGATggagggtttgggaggtactgtctgAGTAGCCTGGCTGAGAAACTGCAGTGAATTCAGTAATGGTACACAGTGCAGGTGCTGATGAATGTTTAGGTGGTGCATGGGCTGCTGTGTCTTGGAAGGTGTTGAGCTCTTgacttgctggagctgcactcatccagacctgagagcatttcatcacactcctgacatggacgatggaaagactttggggagtcatgtgctgcaggatacccagcctttgccCTGCtcaagttgaatttctggtccatGGTGACCCTTGGGATGTTGCTGAATGGGTTGGGGTAGAAGGAAGTTGGAGAGGATAACACCATTCAAGTTCGAGGATCACTGGTTtgaccctcttgacctcacaatctaccttgttatgaccttgcaccttattgtctgcctgcactgcacttcctctgtagctgtgaactttactctgtattctgttattgtttttaccctgtactacctcaatgcactgtgtaatgaattgatctgtatgaatggtatgcaagacaggtttttcccctgtacctcggttcaagtgactaATAAACTGACACCAATATCTTTATTGGAGACAGTCATTACCTGACACCTGTGTGTTACTTGAtacatcagcccatgcctgaatattgttgaGCTTGCTATATGCAGGTATAGGCTGCTTCACTGGCTGAaggattgtgaatggaattgaactttaTGCAATCAGCAAAGGTCCCCAATTCTGCCCTGTTGATAAAAGGTCACTGAAGCAGCTGACAATgtttgggccaaggacactgcccagaggagctcctgcagtgatgacTTAGGGCTGGGATAACTGACATCCTACCACCACAATCATCTTTTGTGCAATGTACAACTCCAGCCATTGGAACGTTTTCCCTCAATTCTCATGGTCTTCTCTGTCcatactgttctggtcaccccactgccAGAGGGGGTGCACACAGGCCCCACACTGTCAGCACTGGAGAACCAGAACTATGATGaagaattaaatgaatatttgtttTGAGACCATCAGATTTagcatggcagatagagtttgagGTGATACATTCTGGGAGTACTAACCAGGCTAGGggatacaccatgaatggtaaggtccttgggagcattgaggaacagaggaagtcaaaagacactgcagatgttggaatgaaaactgttggagggactcagcaggtcgggcagcatctgtggaggcagagggatagttgacgtttcaggtcaagacacagagtacattctgtgcccttgtccTTTCAGTGCTTCTCCCAAGGGTTACTCAGCACGGAGgcacactgattcatcagctgagggagggcagGAGGACTGCACTAATGCCATGAGCTTTCATGGGGTCTGGAACAAACGTTGAGCTGTCATACCTACTCCTCCCACCAGTATACCACGGTACCACCACTTCTGGTGGTCAGGATGTAGCCAACAATTGTGAAGAGTGGCACATTGTCTGTGAAGTTTGATTTATGATTATGACTACATCGAACTCGTTTGAATAATCTATGGAACACAAGTCCCTGGATGTTTGCGAGGACTTTAGCATGCGCGAATTATGTGCCAAGGAAGGTGCTGAGTGTCCATCTGCTTTTATCTCCCTGTTTTAGAGGTTATGGCATGGCTCAGAGGGCAGGAGGGGTTAACCACAGTGCTGCTTGTCTGGAGTCACAAACTGGCCAGTTTGGGTACGGATGGCAGATCCCCTTCCctcaaggacattagtgaaccagatgggtttcccTAACAAGCCGGTGGTTTTCTTGGTCACCTTCATTGtgactttttaaatttaaatcccaGATTCTGAACCAAACGTAAATCCCACAGAGttatggtggaatttgaattcgGGTCAGTCTAGGCCTCCACTTGCTGGCCCGGTAATTGAACTGGTGCACCAGACCATCACATGGTGACGAGTGCCAGCCTTGGCAACCAATCCCAGAGCCCACTGCCCCCGGGGCTGACCTTCAGGCCCATGCGCTTCCGTTGGTCGTGTTCTGGTTCAGAGCTCCAACGCAGGAAGGTGCAAAGACGTCCTTGGCGATCTGACTTCATTGTGGGCCGGAGTCCCTGGACATTGGGAGAAAGGACAGTAAGTGCCCAGGACGTGCTCAGCAAGGATCTCAATGTCACTGGCAGCATGAGCGTCAACAGCTGGGATCACAGCCACACCGTTTCAATACCGTGGACGTTCTGATCTCTGGCCCCGGATCTGGTCGGGAGGTGACGCAGTCAGGTCTGGCAGCAAGGTCCCACCCAGCTCCTCCCACACTGTGTTGTGACAGAGGCCAGGACCCAGAGCTGAAGCCTGTCCACCTCACACAGGCAATGCTTTCCTCCCTGACAGCAGACCTGTGAATGCATCAGGaccccacaccaccctctgctgcTACCAAGGACCATGGTCTGCACTGGCCAGCGACTTGGGACATGACTTACCGGCACGGCTCAGCCCCACTTCCAAACACCTGAACTATCAGGGAGCTGAGCATGGGGCCGTCAGCACTTTTTACAGGAATAAGcagtcattcagccccttgagctacTCCACCCTTCAGGAGATCAGGGGTGTAACCCTAACCATTGCCACACTGGCCCCATGTCCCTCAGTATCCTTTTTACCAACAACAATTATCGTTCTCAGACTGACACCATTAACTGTGTGAGGGTCAGCTGTGTGACAGTCCATCAGCCTTTCAGTGGAGTGTTCCTGAATCCGCATGGACTGACCAGACTGGGAGTCGGGTTATCCCCGGGATTCCTCACCAATGGGAAAAGTTTCTCTCATAAAAACTTGTCAAACTCTGTCAGGTCCTAAAACCACCACTGAAAATCTCCAGCCTGAGAAAACCTGCACTGCGTTCCTTCCAGGTATAACCCATCTGCTCCTGGCCGCAGTGCTCAGAACGCCAGTGTTTCAGCTGAGAGCGGACCCAGTGCTTTTTCACACTTAATGGGACACTGCTTTAAACCCCCCCAGGGCTCAGTCATGCAGCCCAGAGGAAGGGAGTGGGAAGCCCACTGAGATTCAGTTCCTTCAGATTACGGCACCCATCTCCTACCATCCTCAAATTCAACAGCTTCATCATAAATAGGAGGGGCCATTCCAATGGCCTGACCAGGAAAGTAGGGTTGTAGTACAGGCCTTCTCGGAGACTGATGCCGGCAGGAGGGTCGCCAGTAACCAGTGAGCAGGGTGAAGATGTAATCCTCACCGCCATGTCTACACAAACAGGTGAACACCGAGTCAGTATGTTTCACAAAAATTTCAACGCAAATTTTGTCAAGGACTTTCAACAGCAAAAGCTCTGCAGAGGATATTACCTCATGCTTTTTATTTTAGCTCCTctgattttgaaataaattataacattggttgtacaggtgacccccatgttacTGGGGAAGGGGAGATTGTATCCATAAGAAAGACGGACCATATTGCAATTTCCCACAACGTGAAGCTGCATCAGCTGCATGCGTGTCAAGAACGCAAGttggaaaaaatacattttgtgctGATTTCCTTTCTTTGTTCGTGTAAATTCTTTGTGACAGCGAATTTTATTCcagatctcaaatttttgggtagtgatttatggaaatttgcccttagagaattcacaatgttgggtggggggggggtcacctgtacaCCTACCATTCCCACagccccgctctctccccacagccctgtaccaACCCCACAGCCCACTCTCTCCCACAGcccctgcaccaaccccacagcccactctctccccacGGCCCTGTACCAATCCCACAGCCCACTCCTCCCCACGGCCCTGTACCAATCCCACAGTCCAGCTCTCTCCCCTTTGTCTGCTTCATTTATCAAAGCATAGCTGGGCAATCCTGGACTTCCCAGTACCACCCACAAACTCTAAAACAGATAGATTTTCATAAGGAGCCCTGGAGGGAAGGTGGAGGTCCCCCTCAGTAACCTCTGACTCCTAGGCCAACTACCAGATGTGCAGGGCCTGACAGGTAGGCTGATGCACCTGCCATTCGTTCGGAAACAGGGCTTTCCCACCACCGACTCCGCAGTACAGTCCCTGCACGAGCTCAGACCGTGACCACAAACGTTTGGGCAGACCAGCAAGTTATGTTGTCGAAGAGTGGGCCAATGTCAGCAATAGAAGCGTAACACATCCAGGCTGAGTCATCTGTTGAGGAACAGTGAactgcagcatcagggagggtgAAGGTACCTGGCATTTGCAATGtaactgagatcaggaggaagTGCTCCATTATTCGCTGCTCTTGCTGCCTCTGAATTGGGGTATGGTCGCGGGAAGTAATCAGAGAGTTTGCCAGGGCGGGTGAACATCTCTCCATTCTCATCTGGTCCATCCAACACTTCAACCTAGGGATGGAGACACGACACACAAACAGTCAGACAGCTGTCCTGTGCGATTGCAGTCTTTCTGATTACAGCTATGCATGGGCTTAGCCAGTTATTACAGCTTGGTTCATTTAATGGCACTTTACTCAGCGAGAGTCAGAATGAATTCCATAGGCTATGTTTATAGTCAGACCTGTGGTGACCCTGAACCAACAGTGTCCTCGTCCTATGGCCCCAGCCTGGCCCCAAGTCCCACTGTTCCTGCAAACACCCATCATTCAGATATGATCAGTTCCCAGAACAACTCTCTACCGCCTCAGGTTGCTATTCCAAGCCCTGTGGTGTTTTCTAGTGCTACCCAGCTACTGTAGTGTAATGCACCACCTCGCCATTTAAAACGCACCACTTCATCGTTTAGGGGACTTACAAGCAATCAGCTTTCACTGTGGCGGGAAACTTTTGGACATTTTAACCCAGGGCAGATTAATTGACTAGGTATATATGCAGTGCCCCAGTGCCTGCAACACCTCTCTACTCCATCTCCTCTTCTGGCACGGTCCAACAGCAAGTTCTCCATTCAGACATCCTCACTGCTTCCTCTTCACCCCAAACATTTAGAAGTTAGCCAATTGTGTATATCGGGACTTGGCCAAACCCAAGTAATTTATTTAGGCGACATGAAACTGCCTCAAGTAATCCTGTGCTGTAGGGGACGCAGCAATGCTGTGCTTCACCAAGTTTGGTTAAGTCTCAACTTCACCCTTTCCCACATCATCCTCCAACTTGCCATCCTTGGAATAAGCTGTGCTCCAGCTCTCTGCCCAGGGGCAGCTTCCAATCAACTCTTCCCCAGAGACACATGAAAACAACCAATTAGCTCCTTTCCACCAGAAGTTCTAAAGTCACCAATTCCTGAAATGGGCCAAACCACACCTGCCGTTCTCTGGTATCCGACATGCAATGATAAATCTCCATCAAAGAAAGCCTTCCTAAAGTGTGATCAATAATCTGCAGCAAGTCTGAAAGAGAGAAATTGAAGCAGGTCTTCATGGCCCACATGTCACCAGGCAACATACAAGCAAACAACCTACAAcaatcagtattcaccaaagagaggggccttgatgactctgagaacagtgttggtaaggttaatgttctNNNNNNNNNNNNNNNNNNNNNNNNNNNNNNNNNNNNNNNNNNNNNNNNNNNNNNNNNNNNNNNNNNNNNNNNNNNNNNNNNNNNNNNNNNNNNNNNNNNNNNNNNNNNNNNNNNNNNNNNNNNNNNNNNNNNNNNNNNNNNNNNNNNNNNNNNNNNNNNNNNNNNNNNNNNNNNNNNNNNNNNNNNNNNNNNNNNNNNNNNNNNNNNNNNNNNNNNNNNNNNNNNNNNNNNNNNNNNNNNNNNNNNNNNNNNNNNNNNNNNNNNNNNNNNNNNNNNNNNNNNNNNNNNNNNNNNNNNNNNNNNNNNNNNNNNNNNNNNNNNNNNNNNNNNNNNNNNNNNNNNNNNNNNNNNNNNNNNNNNNNNNNNNNNNNNNNNNNNNNNNNNNNNNNNNNNNNNNNNNNNNNNNNNNNNNNNNNNNNNNNNNNNNNNNNNNNNNNNNNNNNNNNNNNNNNNNNNNNNNNNNNNNNNNNNNNNNNNNNNNNNNNNNNNNNNNNNNNNNNNNNNNNNNNNNNNNNNNNNNNNNNNNNNNNNNNNNNNNNNNNNNNNNNNNNNNNNNNNNNNNNNNNNNNNNNNNNNNNNNNNNNNNNNNNNNNNNNNNNNNNNNNNNNNNNNNNNNNNNNNNNNNNNNNNNNNNNNNNNNNNNNNNNNNNNNNNNNNNNNNNNNNNNNNNNNNNNNNNNNNNNNNNNNNNNNNNNNNNNNNNNNNNNNNNNNNNNNNNNNNNNNNNNNNNNNNNNNNNNNNNNNNNNNNNNNNNNNNNNNNNNNNNNNNNNNNNNNNNNNNNNNNNNNNNNNNNNNNNNNNNNNNNNNNNNNNNNNNNNNNNNNNNNNNNNNNNNNNNNNNNNNNNNNNNNNNNNNNNNNNNNNNNNNNNNNNNNNNNNNNNNNNNNNNNNNNNNNNNNNNNNNNNNNNNNNNNNNNNNNNNNNNNNNNNNNNNNNNNNNNNNNNNNNNNNNNNNNNNNNNNNNNNNNNNNNNNNNNNNNNNNNNNNNNNNNNNNNNNNNNNNNNNNNNNNNNNNNNNNNNNNNNNNNNNNNNNNNNNNNNNNNNNNNNNNNNNNNNNNNNNNNNNNNNNNNNNNNNNNNNNNNNNNNNNNNNNNNNNNNNNNNNNNNNNNNNNNNNNNNNNNNNNNNNNNNNNNNNNNNNNNNNNNNNNNNNNNNNNNNNNNNNNNNNNNNNNNNNNNNNNNNNNNNNNNNNNNNNNNNNNNNNNNNNNNNNNNNNNNNNNNNNNNNNNNNNNNNNNNNNNNNNNNNNNNNNNNNNNNNNNNNNNNNNNNNNNNNNNNNNNNNNNNNNNNNNNNNNNNNNNNNNNNNNNNNNNNNNNNNNNNNNNNNNNNNNNNNNNNNNNNNNNNNNNNNNNNNNNNNNNNNNNNNNNNNNNNNNNNNNNNNNNNNNNNNNNNNNNNNNNNNNNNNNNNNNNNNNNNNNNNNNNNNNNNNNNNNNNNNNNNNNNNNNNNNNNNNNNNNNNNNNNNNNNNNNNNNNNNNNNNNNNNNNNNNNNNNNNNNNNNNNNNNNNNNNNNNNNNNNNNNNNNNNNNNNNNNNNNNNNNNNNNNNNNNNNNNNNNNNNNNNNNNNNNNNNNNNNNNNNNNNNNNNNNNNNNNNNNNNNNNNNNNNNNNNNNNNNNNNNNNNNNNNNNNNNNNNNNNNNNNNNNNNNNNNNNNNNNNNNNNNNNNNNNNNNNNNNNNNNNNNNNNNNNNNNNNNNNNNNNNNNNNNNNNNNNNNNNNNNNNNNNNNNNNNNNNNNNNNNNNNNNNNNNNNNNNNNNNNNNNNNNNNNNNNNNNNNNNNNNNNNNNNNNNNNNNNNNNNNNNNNNNNNNNNNNNNNNNNNNNNNNNNNNNNNNNNNNNNNNNNNNNNNNNNNNNNNNNNNNNNNNNNNNNNNNNNNNNNNNNNNNNNNNNNNNNNNNNNNNNNNNNNNNNNNNNNNNNNNNNNNNNNNNNNNNNNNNNNN contains the following coding sequences:
- the LOC127579061 gene encoding LOW QUALITY PROTEIN: cytochrome c1, heme protein, mitochondrial (The sequence of the model RefSeq protein was modified relative to this genomic sequence to represent the inferred CDS: inserted 1 base in 1 codon; deleted 1 base in 1 codon), producing MHGWVLVDVFGGSGHSWPSVASQWDAAETPTVVSKARTLLREEEHVLGLPSERSTVQSGRKYRRADHTYHRVDHPEPGIIRLAKGGYPVWEDFISKTTKLQSHLRTTIVIAGAFLDAFQKVADLATNTRDLLQIIDHTLGRLSLMEIYHCMSDTRERQVEVLDGPDENGEMFTRPGKLSDYFPRPYPNSEAARAANNGALPPDLSYIANARHGGEDYIFTLLTGYWDPPAGISLREGLYYXPYFPGQAIGMAPPIYDEAVEFEDGRRWGLRPTMKSDRQGRLCTFLRWSSEPEHDQRKRMGLKVLMFSSLLFPLLYYMKKHRWSVLKSRKIAYKPQ